A genome region from Triticum aestivum cultivar Chinese Spring chromosome 2B, IWGSC CS RefSeq v2.1, whole genome shotgun sequence includes the following:
- the LOC123040275 gene encoding probable long-chain-alcohol O-fatty-acyltransferase 4, with protein MELLRDSIPMVSLAAALYARVASSLLRAGLPRLVALLPLFPFLAAAPLALTSSAIVRGTAAFFLTWLFAFKLALLAAGRGPLDPALPVLPFVFTALLPVKLRPAGAGAPKAKPLPSLLSCAAKVAAIAAILRLYQYNARLHPYARRALYGVHIYCFLDLFFPCIAAAAGALGMETEPQFDRPYLASSLRDFWGRRWNLMVSAILRPSVYDPVRARAGSPAGVLATFLVSGLMHEGMVYYLSLRRPDGGMTALFVLHGACCVAEGWCARRWAARGWPSPPRAVATVIVVVFVAGTSFWLFFPPLCKDGGEEKLLEEWAAVAAFFLDAGRKINGIGRSTD; from the coding sequence atggagctcctgcggGACAGCATCCCCATGGTGTCCCTGGCCGCCGCACTGTACGCGCGCGTGGCCTCGTCGCTCCTCCGCGCCGGCCTCCCGCGCCTCGTCGCGCTGCTCCCGCTATTCCCGTTCCTCGCCGCCGCTCCCCTGgccctcacttcctccgccatcGTCCGAGGCACCGCCGCCTTCTTCCTAACCTGGCTTTTCGCGTTCAAGCTTGccctcctcgccgccggccgcggCCCGCTCGACCCCGCCCTCCCCGTGCTGCCGTTCGTCTTCACCGCGCTGCTCCCCGTCAAGCTCCGCCCTGCCGGCGCCGGAGCGCCCAAAGCCAAGCCGCTGCCGTCGCTCCTCTCTTGCGCGGCCAAGGTGGCCGCCATAGCCGCCATCCTCCGCCTCTACCAGTACAACGCTCGGCTGCACCCCTACGCGCGCCGGGCCCTGTACGGCGTCCACATATACTGCTTCCTGGACCTCTTCTTCCCCTGCATCGCGGCGGCCGCCGGCGCGCTCGGCATGGAGACGGAGCCGCAGTTCGACCGGCCCTACCTGGCCTCCTCGCTGCGCGACTTCTGGGGCAGGAGGTGGAACCTCATGGTGTCGGCCATCCTCCGGCCGTCGGTGTACGACCCCGTGCGCGCGCGCGCCGGGAGCCCCGCCGGCGTGCTGGCCACCTTCCTCGTGTCCGGGCTGATGCACGAGGGCATGGTGTACTACCTCAGCCTCCGGCGGCCGGACGGCGGGATGACCGCCCTCTTCGTGCTCCACGGCGCTTGCTGCGTCGCCGAGGGGTGGTGCGCGCGACGGTGGGCGGCGAGGGGgtggccgtcgccgccgcgggcTGTGGCGACGGTGATTGTGGTGGTGTTCGTCGCCGGCACGTCGTTCTGGCTCTTCTTCCCGCCGCTGTGCAAGGACGGGGGCGAGGAGAAGCTGCTGGAGGAGTGGGCTGCCGTAGCGGCCTTCTTCCTCGACGCCGGCAGAAAGATAAATGGCATTGGACGTTCAACCGACTAA